In Thermomicrobiales bacterium, one genomic interval encodes:
- a CDS encoding AAA domain-containing protein, giving the protein MQNESTIPVTSAEDSRGRRERMLELQPVDGVPLRLSPTDIAQYIRLDQCRRYLRLRLVERNAGREFMRAWDARSQSIPPLLTASGRDFEAGAEDEIKRIAPTIECSQEERVALGIENDNERVIGALESLPPGGRVVVFQPLLQVEIDGWALTGVADAIDFRRDAHGRPSALIIDFKSSGAVRMEHRLQIAFYREMLDRLASDAGIQLEIELGILFRGAVHAESEPEDPGLAEQRADALATFGVEGYLERIENVNALSRHVRSLVLNEDSEARRNLAQPFGQLPFHLNYVCDGCLYNQLCLRQSAESDDLSLIPFLRNEQKQALIAKGVRRCAQLAETPLPSETWSEDYRTLAMEPALGASLDDLIQRARAYRESKGDDWPVVRRLSHGRQSSLPRCDAEVHPNLVTIYVDVEHDYLFDRVYLLGALVVGAEQGETPPERRRIVIELADGPPETEEREADLLRRWIERVIRAVVDVAAPDADGRPNAPIHLVFYDSYDQRVLLTALGRHLGSVFGATALYDFASQLAAYTSPVITVLEDEIRAQRNYPQLCQTLQSLARYLGFPWNAERPLTTIFRERYFDAAGKFEDEEIPDGDSSPWFTKRARFSSQLPLEYAYAAWEQLGEPQTPDLLAPFRAVTTDDLRALHDARLRAIERIAAEVERNDWAMKASFDLANLENFEDVADSFAVALDEFITIERHVELGAWKHERAVTPERRVLSGTTMLARYREEDQTPEIAAFNRALHDWDMLVDEAKERMPKPGWPNGPRIIRLRVDLTGVASSVEHALELWGRVVGDGVVISPCWSVDTRKPVAERKRFTPTVRQLFYGAGGKIVDSGQGSDDKGPYSWLDIEIGGFFSKSAEFVFYQPFVGFEPDGLLTIDDSPNDWYGSFERAVVTGLRAGKRNTLFDRITDRGPATLDPDPVAVAGQARFLAGLQALESVGAMHGFEESKQRLIGSLADAPTLLVQGPPGTGKSLTAAFAILARMQGAMAAGRDCRVFVACKTHAAVDELMRKLVEVLDRLAQLRAENTELWDAWFDGRLLSLPIFRFEGRDDPPDGVVSLHRDDKGDARPDRQIDAAPHCVVAAGLAGVYRIAKEREKTRKIPLFDSRICDLLVLDEASQINLPEAIMGALALKDDGQLIVIGDHRQMPPIVQNDWEREVRRTFVAFKSYESLFLTLRDKLPETRQIRFEESFRVHADIAEFLRKEIYQQDKIAFFSQRTDVLPRIETPDDFIAAVLHPAHPLTVVVHEEVASQKHNPFEQELMRPVLETLSSAGFDAQTGLGVVVPHTAQRAALRDGIPALTDHDPETGAIVRSAVDTVERFQGAERTAIVVGATESDPLYLLANSKFLFDPRRLNVAISRAKQKLILVGARSIFDVFSTDETVFASVQLWKDLLEETCTELLWDGERHGHRVQVWGNVSTVTEHPSDRAPQEFHLFTDDQ; this is encoded by the coding sequence ATGCAGAACGAATCGACGATCCCAGTGACGTCCGCGGAGGACTCGCGCGGCCGGCGCGAACGCATGCTCGAGCTCCAGCCGGTCGATGGTGTTCCGCTCAGGCTCAGTCCCACCGACATCGCCCAATACATCCGGCTCGACCAATGCCGCCGCTATCTGCGCCTGCGGCTGGTCGAGCGCAACGCCGGAAGAGAGTTCATGCGCGCCTGGGATGCGCGGTCGCAGTCGATTCCGCCGTTGTTGACGGCTTCCGGACGTGACTTCGAAGCCGGGGCCGAAGACGAAATCAAGCGGATTGCGCCCACGATCGAATGCTCACAGGAAGAGCGCGTGGCGCTCGGTATCGAGAACGACAACGAGCGGGTCATCGGCGCGCTCGAATCGTTGCCGCCGGGTGGCCGGGTGGTCGTTTTTCAACCGTTGCTCCAGGTCGAGATCGACGGTTGGGCGCTGACGGGGGTCGCCGACGCGATCGATTTCCGCCGGGACGCGCACGGCCGCCCATCTGCGCTCATCATCGATTTCAAGAGCTCGGGCGCGGTGCGCATGGAGCATCGGCTGCAGATCGCCTTCTACCGGGAAATGCTCGATCGACTTGCCAGCGACGCTGGCATCCAGCTCGAGATCGAGCTCGGCATCCTCTTCCGTGGCGCCGTGCACGCCGAATCCGAGCCTGAAGATCCCGGTCTGGCCGAGCAGCGGGCCGATGCGCTTGCCACCTTCGGCGTCGAGGGGTACCTGGAGCGGATCGAGAACGTCAACGCGCTCAGCCGCCATGTCCGCTCGCTGGTGCTGAACGAAGACTCGGAAGCACGGCGCAATCTGGCGCAACCGTTCGGGCAATTGCCGTTTCATCTGAACTATGTCTGCGACGGTTGCCTCTACAACCAGCTCTGCTTGCGCCAATCGGCCGAGAGCGACGATCTGTCCCTGATTCCGTTCCTGCGCAACGAGCAGAAACAGGCGTTGATCGCCAAAGGGGTGCGCCGGTGCGCCCAACTGGCAGAGACGCCGTTGCCGTCGGAAACCTGGTCGGAGGACTACCGCACGCTTGCAATGGAGCCGGCGCTCGGGGCCAGTCTCGACGACCTGATCCAGCGCGCGCGGGCCTATCGGGAGTCGAAAGGGGATGACTGGCCAGTCGTTCGCCGGCTGTCGCATGGCCGCCAGAGCAGCTTGCCGCGCTGCGACGCGGAGGTCCATCCCAATCTGGTCACCATCTACGTCGATGTGGAGCACGACTATCTGTTCGATCGCGTCTATCTGCTCGGCGCGCTCGTCGTTGGGGCGGAGCAGGGGGAAACGCCGCCGGAGCGCCGCCGCATCGTGATCGAGCTGGCGGACGGTCCCCCGGAAACGGAGGAACGCGAAGCCGACCTGCTGCGCCGCTGGATCGAACGGGTGATCCGCGCGGTCGTGGATGTGGCCGCGCCGGATGCCGATGGCCGGCCAAACGCCCCGATCCACCTGGTCTTCTACGACAGCTACGATCAGCGGGTGCTGCTCACCGCGCTGGGCCGGCATTTGGGCAGTGTCTTCGGGGCGACCGCGCTGTACGACTTCGCATCCCAACTGGCCGCCTATACCTCGCCGGTGATCACCGTGCTCGAAGACGAGATCAGGGCGCAGCGCAACTATCCCCAGTTGTGCCAAACCCTGCAGTCGCTGGCGCGGTATCTCGGCTTCCCCTGGAATGCGGAGCGCCCGCTCACGACCATCTTCCGCGAACGCTATTTCGATGCGGCTGGCAAGTTCGAGGATGAGGAGATACCGGACGGCGATTCTTCTCCCTGGTTCACTAAACGCGCCCGATTCAGCAGCCAGCTTCCATTGGAATATGCCTACGCCGCCTGGGAACAGTTGGGAGAACCACAGACGCCCGATCTGCTCGCGCCCTTTCGCGCCGTCACGACTGACGATCTTCGCGCCCTGCACGATGCGCGGCTGCGCGCGATCGAGCGCATTGCCGCCGAGGTCGAACGGAACGATTGGGCGATGAAAGCCTCGTTCGATCTGGCGAATCTGGAGAACTTCGAGGATGTCGCCGACAGCTTCGCAGTGGCGCTCGATGAATTCATCACCATCGAACGGCATGTCGAGCTCGGCGCCTGGAAACATGAGCGAGCCGTAACGCCCGAGCGCCGCGTGCTCAGCGGAACGACGATGCTGGCCCGGTATCGGGAAGAGGATCAAACGCCGGAGATTGCCGCGTTCAACCGCGCGCTGCACGACTGGGACATGTTGGTCGATGAGGCGAAAGAGCGCATGCCCAAACCCGGGTGGCCGAATGGCCCCAGGATCATCCGGCTGCGCGTCGATCTGACCGGTGTCGCCTCCTCGGTCGAGCATGCCCTGGAGCTCTGGGGGCGAGTCGTGGGCGACGGGGTGGTGATCTCACCGTGCTGGTCAGTCGACACGCGCAAACCGGTGGCGGAGCGGAAGCGCTTCACACCGACGGTGCGCCAACTCTTCTACGGGGCAGGCGGAAAGATTGTCGATTCGGGCCAGGGGAGCGATGACAAGGGACCCTATTCCTGGCTCGATATCGAGATCGGAGGGTTTTTCAGCAAGTCAGCCGAGTTCGTCTTCTATCAGCCCTTTGTGGGGTTCGAGCCGGACGGGCTCCTGACGATCGACGATTCTCCTAACGATTGGTACGGCTCGTTCGAGCGTGCGGTCGTGACCGGTTTGCGCGCAGGAAAGCGGAACACGCTCTTCGACCGCATCACCGATCGCGGACCCGCAACCCTCGACCCGGATCCCGTTGCAGTCGCGGGTCAGGCGCGGTTTCTCGCCGGGCTGCAGGCACTGGAATCCGTGGGAGCAATGCACGGGTTCGAAGAGAGCAAGCAGCGGTTGATCGGCTCGCTGGCCGATGCGCCGACGCTGCTGGTGCAGGGTCCTCCTGGCACAGGCAAGAGCCTGACCGCGGCCTTCGCCATCCTGGCGCGCATGCAAGGCGCCATGGCTGCTGGGCGCGACTGCCGAGTGTTCGTGGCATGCAAGACGCACGCGGCGGTCGACGAGCTGATGCGCAAACTGGTCGAGGTACTCGACCGGCTGGCGCAATTGCGCGCTGAAAACACGGAGCTTTGGGACGCCTGGTTCGATGGCCGGTTGCTCTCACTGCCGATTTTCCGGTTCGAGGGCCGGGACGATCCGCCGGACGGTGTCGTTTCGCTGCATCGAGACGACAAGGGGGATGCCCGGCCCGATCGCCAGATCGATGCCGCTCCGCATTGTGTGGTCGCTGCCGGACTGGCCGGGGTCTATCGCATCGCCAAGGAGCGCGAGAAAACGCGGAAGATCCCCCTCTTCGACTCGCGCATCTGCGATCTGCTCGTCCTCGACGAAGCCTCCCAGATCAATCTCCCCGAGGCGATCATGGGCGCGCTTGCGCTCAAGGACGATGGGCAGCTGATCGTCATCGGCGATCACCGGCAGATGCCGCCCATCGTGCAAAACGACTGGGAGCGCGAGGTGCGCCGCACCTTTGTCGCGTTCAAGAGCTACGAATCGCTCTTTCTCACCCTGCGGGACAAACTCCCCGAAACGCGCCAGATCCGTTTCGAGGAGAGCTTCCGCGTGCACGCCGATATCGCGGAGTTCCTGCGCAAGGAGATCTATCAGCAGGACAAGATCGCCTTCTTCTCCCAGAGAACAGACGTGTTGCCGCGCATAGAGACGCCGGATGATTTCATCGCTGCCGTGCTGCACCCGGCGCACCCGCTCACCGTGGTCGTGCACGAGGAGGTCGCCAGCCAGAAGCACAACCCCTTCGAGCAGGAGCTGATGCGCCCGGTGCTCGAAACGCTTTCCTCAGCCGGGTTCGATGCGCAAACGGGGCTCGGCGTGGTCGTGCCGCACACCGCGCAGCGGGCCGCGTTGCGGGACGGCATTCCCGCGCTGACCGATCACGATCCCGAGACCGGCGCCATCGTGCGCTCAGCGGTCGATACGGTCGAGCGCTTCCAGGGGGCCGAGCGCACCGCGATCGTGGTCGGCGCGACCGAGAGCGACCCCCTCTACCTGCTGGCCAACAGCAAATTCCTCTTCGATCCGCGGCGGCTCAACGTTGCCATCAGCCGCGCCAAACAGAAGCTGATTCTGGTCGGCGCGCGCTCCATCTTCGATGTCTTTTCCACTGACGAAACCGTCTTCGCCAGCGTCCAGCTCTGGAAAGACCTGCTCGAGGAAACCTGCACCGAGCTCCTCTGGGACGGCGAGCGCCACGGCCACCGGGTTCAGGTTTGGGGGAACGTCTCGACCGTAACCGAGCATCCCTCGGATCGAGCGCCGCAGGAATTCCACCTGTTTACAGATGACCAGTGA
- a CDS encoding AAA family ATPase: MLPVGQDAIRAMLLDDLSAAVDGTGGVVIVGGEAGIGKTTLVRSLAREAEQRRVRVVEAGCFDLHSTPAFGPWVDVFDNLGRDPSTPAPPPAFARGGAIERVVDQAALFASVRDYFIELTLTGPVLLILEDLHWSDPASIDLLRELGRRASQMRLLIVVTYRTDDLMRQSPFYLRLPALIRETGGHRIELHRLDHDQLRMLVDRWLKLSPSDTERLVEYLELHSDGNPFFATELIRALEDRGVLACPTGEWELAELDQLVLPPLLMHVIDSRVSRLGNATREHLAIASVIGKDVPLSIWSDVAGIDDDDLIGVVERAVDTHLMEADHQGTTVRFVHALTRNALYESVLPPRRREWHRSVANSLMATPHPNPDAVAHHLQMAGDPDAWRWFVKAAERARSAYAWTTATERYRAAIEQLRAFEPEERTVEGKLLYTLAFIQRFSAPAEALEAVEQARRLPGLRDDPLRNAESLWALGTLSCYANRFGDGFAYYDTMIETLQPLIGNVSFSGPSMEQFMGGEVFSQRPVAFPPGDPAPQVSAEMSLADLIDAHLDFTIWSKAAAGILGPAKERLVLPSRTANAIQETRVVLEYSAPWVFLGRAIGAATLGLKERASDDFAESRARFRLLSHHALEAQAVLIESADVAATYRLNEPSYRRLLASEGELALRRAGGALRSGLSPRISWLRSLVLDGNWAEATDILEGSSVPGSAFLWRNVRWATATLARYRGDAQTAWDQIHQIFPDGPDLPPGQVIFHEGLELQRLAANLCLDAGDPASAREWLHAHDRWIAWCGSALGIAAGELGWARLLWAESNDESATLRANDALRRASDLDQPGVRLDAHRLLGEIALRTGRIDEAVVESKAALELAETCELPYERALAQLLLSEARLEAGGRSEAKVLLNEAIATLSLLEAEPALRNAEALASRMGLKPPELTRSPELSERELEVLRLIVAGRSNQAIADDLFISWTTARTHVSNIFRKLEVSSRAEAVDAAHRRGLIQAEDDPASHR, translated from the coding sequence GTGCTACCCGTCGGCCAGGATGCCATCCGCGCGATGCTGTTGGACGACCTCTCCGCTGCGGTCGATGGAACCGGAGGAGTGGTGATCGTCGGCGGTGAAGCCGGCATCGGCAAGACCACGCTGGTTCGTTCCCTTGCCCGCGAAGCCGAGCAGCGCAGAGTGCGAGTCGTCGAGGCTGGTTGTTTCGACCTCCACAGCACACCTGCGTTTGGACCGTGGGTCGACGTCTTCGACAACCTGGGGCGCGATCCTTCGACTCCCGCGCCACCGCCGGCGTTCGCGCGCGGCGGAGCGATCGAGAGGGTCGTCGACCAAGCGGCTCTTTTTGCATCGGTGCGGGACTATTTCATCGAGCTCACGCTGACCGGGCCGGTCTTGCTGATCCTTGAAGATCTTCACTGGTCGGATCCGGCAAGTATCGATCTGCTCCGAGAGCTGGGCCGCCGGGCGAGCCAGATGCGCCTGCTGATCGTCGTCACCTATCGAACCGACGATCTGATGCGGCAGAGTCCTTTCTATCTGCGGCTACCGGCGCTCATCCGGGAAACCGGGGGCCACCGTATCGAGCTCCATCGACTCGATCACGATCAGTTGCGCATGCTGGTCGACCGTTGGCTGAAGCTGTCGCCGTCAGATACAGAGCGTCTCGTCGAATATCTGGAGCTTCACTCAGACGGGAACCCATTTTTCGCCACCGAGCTCATTCGAGCATTGGAAGACCGCGGAGTCCTGGCGTGTCCAACCGGGGAGTGGGAACTGGCCGAGCTGGATCAGCTTGTCCTCCCTCCACTTCTCATGCACGTGATCGACTCCCGAGTAAGCCGGCTGGGAAACGCAACGCGTGAGCATCTCGCGATCGCCTCAGTCATCGGCAAGGACGTCCCCCTCTCGATCTGGTCCGACGTGGCCGGGATCGACGACGATGATTTGATCGGTGTGGTTGAACGAGCGGTGGATACGCACCTCATGGAAGCGGACCACCAGGGAACCACCGTTCGGTTCGTCCATGCGTTGACCCGAAACGCGCTCTACGAGAGCGTGCTCCCACCACGCCGTCGGGAATGGCATCGTTCGGTTGCCAACTCGCTCATGGCAACGCCTCATCCGAATCCGGATGCTGTTGCGCACCATCTTCAGATGGCTGGCGATCCCGACGCCTGGCGCTGGTTCGTGAAAGCCGCCGAACGGGCGCGAAGCGCATACGCATGGACGACCGCGACCGAGCGCTACCGGGCCGCGATCGAGCAGCTTCGCGCGTTCGAGCCGGAAGAGCGAACCGTGGAAGGAAAACTCCTGTACACCCTGGCGTTCATCCAGCGATTCTCTGCCCCGGCTGAAGCGCTCGAAGCCGTGGAACAGGCGAGAAGGTTGCCCGGGTTGCGAGACGACCCCCTCCGCAATGCCGAGTCGCTGTGGGCGCTTGGCACCCTGAGCTGCTATGCGAACCGGTTCGGGGATGGTTTCGCGTACTACGACACCATGATCGAGACGCTCCAACCACTAATTGGGAACGTGTCCTTCTCCGGACCTTCGATGGAGCAATTCATGGGAGGCGAGGTCTTTTCCCAGCGGCCGGTAGCGTTTCCGCCCGGCGACCCGGCGCCTCAAGTCTCAGCGGAGATGAGCCTCGCGGACCTCATCGATGCTCATCTGGACTTCACCATCTGGTCAAAGGCTGCTGCTGGCATTCTCGGTCCAGCCAAGGAGCGACTGGTCCTTCCGAGCCGCACGGCCAACGCAATCCAAGAGACCAGAGTCGTGTTGGAATACAGTGCGCCATGGGTTTTTCTCGGACGAGCAATCGGCGCGGCCACACTCGGACTCAAGGAACGCGCGAGCGACGATTTTGCTGAATCGCGTGCGAGATTCAGGCTGCTCTCGCACCATGCCCTGGAAGCTCAGGCCGTGCTGATCGAATCGGCCGATGTCGCGGCAACGTATCGCCTGAACGAGCCATCCTACCGTCGACTGCTTGCATCGGAGGGGGAACTGGCCCTGCGCCGCGCTGGTGGAGCGCTGCGTAGCGGGCTCTCTCCGCGCATTTCATGGCTGCGGAGCCTGGTGCTCGACGGAAACTGGGCCGAGGCAACCGATATCCTGGAGGGCTCCTCGGTCCCCGGCAGCGCTTTCCTTTGGCGCAACGTGCGTTGGGCCACTGCCACGCTGGCGCGTTACCGGGGAGATGCGCAGACCGCATGGGACCAGATCCACCAGATCTTTCCGGATGGCCCCGATCTGCCTCCCGGGCAGGTGATCTTTCACGAGGGATTGGAACTTCAGCGATTGGCGGCCAATCTCTGCCTCGATGCTGGAGACCCTGCGTCCGCTCGCGAATGGTTGCATGCCCACGATCGATGGATCGCATGGTGCGGCTCAGCACTCGGCATCGCGGCCGGTGAGCTGGGCTGGGCTCGGCTTCTCTGGGCCGAATCCAACGACGAGTCCGCAACGTTGCGGGCGAACGATGCTCTGCGGCGCGCGAGCGATCTCGACCAGCCAGGTGTCCGCCTGGACGCGCATCGCCTGCTCGGAGAGATTGCGCTCCGTACGGGACGGATCGATGAGGCTGTGGTTGAGTCGAAAGCCGCTCTCGAGCTTGCAGAGACGTGCGAACTGCCATATGAACGAGCCCTCGCGCAGCTCCTCCTGTCCGAGGCCCGATTGGAGGCCGGAGGCCGTTCCGAAGCGAAGGTTCTGTTGAACGAGGCGATCGCGACACTCTCCCTGCTGGAAGCGGAACCGGCTTTGCGGAACGCGGAAGCCCTGGCATCGAGAATGGGACTGAAACCTCCTGAACTCACGCGAAGCCCGGAGCTATCAGAGCGTGAGCTGGAAGTGCTGCGGCTGATCGTGGCCGGGCGTTCGAACCAGGCGATCGCCGATGACTTGTTCATCTCGTGGACGACCGCGCGCACCCATGTCTCCAACATCTTCCGCAAGCTCGAGGTCAGCAGCCGCGCCGAGGCCGTCGATGCCGCCCACCGGCGCGGACTCATTCAGGCGGAGGATGATCCGGCGTCGCACCGGTAG
- a CDS encoding lactonase family protein has product MTDQPRRRLFIEDVKPDRRTVLKLSAMGVGATLVGAGGRRAAAQDASPEASATAGVQFAYVGSDSRSQIVDGTPVAEPIGISVYAIDPGTGAFSSIQTLPSDNAFFFAFDPDQTHLYAVNVIGDYNGGTNGSVEAYARDVETGMLTFLNRVDSGGAVSAQPAVDPSGQWVVVANYSGANVTVFPIEEDGSLGEMASEVKREGSGPNTERQDQSRPHAAVFDPSGSFVAVADLGTDSVVTYAFDSETGTLTETSSVQSQPGSGPRHIAFNADGTIMYVVNELDATINVYAYDMASGAIGELVQTVSTVPDPFEGVKSTAEIAIHPSGKFLYNTNRGFEDTVTPEGDAIVGWAIDPDDGTLTMIGHTMDEVGQSWSFAFDRGGANLFAANYTDSTITQFAVDPETGALTFTGNRTEAPFPFAIAISA; this is encoded by the coding sequence GTGACAGACCAACCACGACGACGATTGTTCATCGAAGACGTCAAACCTGATCGGCGGACCGTGTTGAAACTATCGGCAATGGGAGTGGGGGCGACTCTGGTTGGCGCTGGCGGGCGACGAGCAGCTGCACAGGACGCAAGTCCGGAAGCATCGGCGACCGCAGGCGTCCAATTCGCCTATGTCGGGTCCGATTCCCGTTCACAGATCGTCGATGGCACTCCGGTGGCCGAGCCAATTGGCATCTCGGTCTATGCGATCGACCCCGGGACCGGGGCTTTCTCGTCGATTCAAACGCTCCCGAGCGACAACGCGTTCTTCTTTGCCTTCGACCCGGACCAGACGCATCTCTACGCGGTCAACGTCATCGGAGACTACAACGGTGGCACGAACGGATCGGTGGAAGCCTACGCCCGCGACGTCGAAACCGGGATGTTGACCTTTCTCAACCGGGTCGATTCGGGCGGCGCGGTGTCGGCCCAACCCGCGGTCGACCCATCCGGACAATGGGTCGTCGTCGCAAATTACAGCGGGGCCAATGTCACGGTCTTCCCGATCGAGGAAGACGGCTCGCTGGGCGAGATGGCCAGTGAAGTGAAGCGCGAAGGCTCCGGGCCGAACACCGAGCGGCAGGACCAGTCCCGTCCGCACGCGGCGGTTTTCGATCCGAGCGGCAGCTTCGTGGCTGTTGCCGATCTGGGGACCGACTCGGTGGTGACCTACGCGTTCGATTCCGAAACCGGAACGCTGACGGAAACCAGTTCGGTGCAATCGCAGCCCGGCTCGGGTCCGCGCCATATCGCGTTCAATGCGGATGGGACCATCATGTACGTGGTCAACGAGCTCGACGCGACCATAAACGTCTACGCCTATGACATGGCTTCTGGCGCCATCGGCGAGCTGGTGCAGACCGTCTCGACCGTGCCCGATCCCTTCGAGGGCGTCAAGAGCACGGCCGAAATCGCGATCCACCCATCGGGCAAGTTCCTGTACAACACCAACCGCGGTTTCGAAGATACAGTGACCCCGGAAGGGGACGCGATCGTCGGCTGGGCAATCGACCCGGACGACGGCACGTTGACCATGATCGGTCACACGATGGATGAAGTCGGCCAGTCGTGGAGCTTCGCGTTCGACAGGGGTGGCGCGAACCTCTTCGCTGCCAACTACACCGATAGCACGATCACCCAGTTTGCAGTCGATCCCGAAACCGGCGCGTTGACGTTCACCGGCAATCGCACAGAGGCGCCGTTCCCATTCGCCATTGCAATCTCGGCCTGA
- a CDS encoding FAD-binding oxidoreductase — translation MTATFIDQATDQLQPYFRGDILTPFSPGYDDARLVWNGVIDRKPAIIAQCTSALDVAAAVNFARANDLLVSIRGGGHNVAGNAVNDGGLVIDLSPMREVTVDPETMTAHVQGGATWADVDKATQAFGLAAPGGKVSTTGVAGFTLHGGMSWMMRDVGLALDNLRSVQIVTADGVLRTASEAENPDLFWAIRGAGSNFGVVTSFEFALQPIGNEVAVAAVFYDLEDAPQVLSAYLELASGMPDEASTIAAFWSVPAHENFPEDLHGKPVILLAGMYSGDIERGEALMKPFRDVANPLLDLSGPWPYQALQSAFDPFFATGGHYYFKSLYLKECDEAAQATMIRHAQTRPAPEALIVLWQLGGAMGRVPDDATAFGKRGAPYLYSLDTVWTDPADNERCIAWSRDAWASMQPHGTGGLYLNFGGFGEEKEALARAAYGPNFDRLVELKTKYDPGNLFRMNQNIPPRT, via the coding sequence ATGACTGCCACGTTCATCGACCAGGCTACAGACCAATTGCAGCCGTATTTTCGTGGCGATATTCTCACTCCCTTCTCGCCTGGCTACGACGATGCCCGGCTCGTCTGGAATGGGGTGATCGACCGCAAACCAGCCATCATCGCCCAATGCACGTCGGCGCTGGATGTCGCGGCAGCGGTGAACTTCGCCCGCGCGAACGACTTGCTCGTGTCGATCCGGGGTGGTGGGCATAACGTGGCCGGGAATGCAGTCAATGACGGCGGCCTGGTGATCGATCTCTCGCCCATGCGTGAGGTAACCGTCGACCCGGAAACCATGACCGCCCATGTGCAGGGCGGCGCTACCTGGGCTGACGTCGACAAGGCGACGCAGGCGTTCGGACTGGCCGCGCCGGGAGGGAAGGTTTCGACCACCGGTGTGGCGGGTTTCACTCTGCACGGCGGTATGAGCTGGATGATGCGCGACGTTGGGCTTGCGCTCGACAATCTCCGCTCCGTCCAGATCGTGACCGCCGACGGCGTGCTGCGCACCGCGAGCGAAGCAGAGAATCCCGATCTCTTCTGGGCTATTCGGGGAGCCGGCAGCAACTTCGGCGTGGTGACTTCGTTCGAGTTCGCGTTGCAGCCCATCGGGAACGAGGTAGCCGTGGCCGCGGTGTTCTACGACCTGGAAGACGCGCCGCAGGTGCTGAGCGCATATCTGGAACTGGCGAGCGGGATGCCCGATGAGGCGTCCACCATCGCGGCGTTCTGGAGCGTGCCCGCCCATGAGAATTTCCCGGAAGATCTTCATGGGAAGCCGGTGATCCTTCTTGCCGGGATGTACTCGGGCGACATCGAGAGAGGAGAGGCGCTGATGAAGCCATTCCGTGACGTCGCGAACCCGCTGCTGGATCTCAGCGGCCCATGGCCCTATCAGGCGCTGCAATCAGCATTCGACCCCTTCTTCGCCACCGGGGGTCACTACTACTTCAAGTCGCTCTACCTGAAGGAGTGCGATGAAGCGGCTCAGGCCACCATGATCCGCCATGCCCAAACACGACCAGCCCCGGAAGCATTGATCGTGCTTTGGCAACTTGGCGGCGCGATGGGACGAGTGCCAGACGACGCGACGGCATTCGGGAAACGAGGAGCGCCCTACCTGTATAGCCTCGACACAGTCTGGACCGATCCTGCTGACAATGAACGCTGCATCGCCTGGTCACGTGACGCCTGGGCATCGATGCAACCACATGGCACCGGTGGCCTCTACCTCAACTTTGGCGGGTTCGGCGAGGAGAAAGAAGCGCTGGCGCGTGCTGCCTATGGACCAAACTTCGACCGGCTGGTCGAGCTCAAGACCAAATACGATCCCGGCAACCTCTTCCGCATGAATCAGAACATCCCGCCAAGAACGTGA